Proteins encoded together in one Colius striatus isolate bColStr4 chromosome 3, bColStr4.1.hap1, whole genome shotgun sequence window:
- the LOC104553606 gene encoding LOW QUALITY PROTEIN: cytochrome c oxidase assembly protein COX18, mitochondrial (The sequence of the model RefSeq protein was modified relative to this genomic sequence to represent the inferred CDS: deleted 1 base in 1 codon), with translation MAGAAPVGRGCLRGRRMRGQAPSRGETRAMWRLVRPAARAAATAAPPARLTAAAASGGPGAWYEWAAQSPPVHWAQDGLVALQATAGLPWWAAIVCGAALLRTAVTLRSPLAAHQSRLLAKLENLQPEIKNLAERLRYEVSVRAKQVGWSEKAARFHFKKNLRRIITELYVRDNCHPFKATLLVWVQIPMWVSVSLALRNCSVGATGSEVQEEFSAGGALWFTDLTAPDSTWILPVLLGLVNLLIVEIFASQKMNVSRFQRLATNFFRVVSVVMIPIAATVPSSMALYWLSSSFLGLSHNLLLRSPTFRRLCCIPRTKSDSATPYRDVMSALTTKYSFKK, from the exons ATGGCCGGCGCGGCGCCGGTAGGACGCGGGTGCCTGCGCGGCCGGCGCATGCGCGGGCAGGCGCCGTCCCGGGGCGAGACGCGAGCCATGTGGCGACTCGTGCggccggcggcgcgggcggccgCCACAGCCGCCCCTCCCGCGCGGCTGACGGCGGCGGCCGCGAGCGGCGGGCCCGGCGCCTGGTACGAATGGGCAGCCCAGTCGCCGCCCGTGCACTGGGCGCAGGACGGGTTGGTGGCCCTGCAGGCGACCGCGGGTCTGCCGTGGTGGGCCGCCATCGTCTGCGGCGCCGCCCTGCTCCGCACCGCCGTCACCCTG CGCTCGCCGCTCGCCGCCCACCAGAGCCGCCTCCTGGCCAAG TTGGAAAACTTGCAACCTGAGATTAAAAACTTAGCAGAACGTCTTCGCTATGAAGTATCTGTTCGTGCAAAGCAAGTGGGTTGGTCTGAAAAGGCAGCCAG gTTCCACTTCAAGAAAAACCTACGGAGAATTATTACAGAACTGTATGTCCGAGACAACTGCCATCCCTTCAAAGCTACTTTACTGGTGTGGGTACAGATTCCCATGTGGGTTTCTGTGTCCCTTGCCTTGCGCAACTGCAGTGTTGGTGCTACAGGCTCAGAAG TTCAAGAAGAGTTTTCGGCAGGTGGAGCGTTGTGGTTTACAGACCTGACAGCACCAGATTCTACGTGGATTTTGCCAGTTTTGCTTGGGCTTGTGAATTTGCTGATAGTGGAG ATCTTTGCTTCGCAAAAAATGAATGTTTCCAGGTTCCAGAGGCTTGCTACGAACTTCTTTCGAGTGGTGTCAGTCGTAATGATCCCTATTGCTGCAACAGTCCCCTCT TCCATGGCGCTGTACTGGCTGTCCTCCAGCTTCCTGGGGCTCTCGCACAACCTGCTGCTGCGGTCTCCCACCTTCCGGCGACTCTGTTGCATACCCAGGACCAAGTCTGACTCGGCTACACCATACAGGGATGTTATGTCTGCCTTGACTACCAAATACAGTTTTAAGAAATGA